In a genomic window of Mercenaria mercenaria strain notata chromosome 19, MADL_Memer_1, whole genome shotgun sequence:
- the LOC128551098 gene encoding uncharacterized protein LOC128551098 isoform X1, whose translation MFYCAVVKFIFRLWDTTILMVNKKDKNMKRKRQMAEQTKNSYAVLPRNCVPPTASLSSTISTDAGPRANGKLVPKHKVKRIKADESNVGVNKKPRTSPSTKTGTKSSNVKTEEIREGKSQKKHMKRKRKTGKPAKAWYVVLPSMNAEVDPRTSDKLVPKIKVKRIKLDESKDGVNKEPKALPPTSTGTKSCDANSENKTEEKYQRSDICQTCCNRESQPLYESSTETRREAIERCICKLVHSASCNDLNCLFSDCHKMKLVIAHTRSCRKKHTQSCPICKQLIALCCYHAKHCAELICSVPFCLQIKHKLQVRREQEARLVRQRKLQLRRKCGSIF comes from the exons ATGTTCTACTGCGCAGTCGTGAAGTTTATTTTTAGACTGTGGGATACCACCATACTTATGGTAAACAAG AAGGATAAAAACATGAAGAGAAAACGCCAAATGGCGGAGCAAACCAAGAATTCATACGCAGTCCTGCCTCGTAATTGTGTGCCACCGACGGCAAGCTTATCTTCCACTATCAGTACAGACGCGGGTCCACGGGCTAACGGCAAGCTT GTTCCAAAAcataaagttaaaagaataaaagctgaTGAAAGCAACGTTGGTGTAAACAAGAAACCAAGAACGTCGCCCTCAACAAAAACTGGTACAAAGTCTAGTAATGTGAAAACTGAAGAGATACGTGAAGGAAAATCACAG AAAAAACACATGAAGAGAAAACGCAAAACCGGGAAGCCAGCAAAGGCTTGGTACGTAGTCCTGCCCTCGATGAATGCAGAAGTCGACCCACGGACCAGTGACAAACTT gtTCCAAAAATTAAAGTCAAAAGAATTAAACTTGATGAAAGCAAAGATGGAGTGAACAAGGAGCCAAAAGCCTTGCCCCCTACATCAACAGGTACCAAGTCATGTGATGCAAACtctgaaaataaaactgaagaaAAGTATCAG AGATCTGATATATGTCAAACTTGTTGCAACAGAGAGAGCCAGCCTTTATATGAATCGTCTACAGAGACACGACGAGAAGCCATTGAGCGTTGTATTTGTAAATTGGTACACAGTGCTTCATGTAACGACCTTAATTGTTTATTTTCCGACTGCCACAAGATGAAACTAGTTATTGCACATACTAGATCATGTCGCAAGAAGCACACACAGTCTTGTCCTATATGTAAGCAACTTATTGCGCTGTGCTGTTATCATGCGAAACATTGTGCTGAACTAATTTGCTCAGTGCCATTTTGTCTGCAAATTAAACACAAATTGCAAGTTAGGCGTGAGCAAGAGGCGCGGCTGGTACGTCAAAGAAAATTACAGCTTAGAAGAAAATGTGGATCTATTTTCTAA
- the LOC128551098 gene encoding uncharacterized protein LOC128551098 isoform X2, whose amino-acid sequence MRKDKNMKRKRQMAEQTKNSYAVLPRNCVPPTASLSSTISTDAGPRANGKLVPKHKVKRIKADESNVGVNKKPRTSPSTKTGTKSSNVKTEEIREGKSQKKHMKRKRKTGKPAKAWYVVLPSMNAEVDPRTSDKLVPKIKVKRIKLDESKDGVNKEPKALPPTSTGTKSCDANSENKTEEKYQRSDICQTCCNRESQPLYESSTETRREAIERCICKLVHSASCNDLNCLFSDCHKMKLVIAHTRSCRKKHTQSCPICKQLIALCCYHAKHCAELICSVPFCLQIKHKLQVRREQEARLVRQRKLQLRRKCGSIF is encoded by the exons ATGagg AAGGATAAAAACATGAAGAGAAAACGCCAAATGGCGGAGCAAACCAAGAATTCATACGCAGTCCTGCCTCGTAATTGTGTGCCACCGACGGCAAGCTTATCTTCCACTATCAGTACAGACGCGGGTCCACGGGCTAACGGCAAGCTT GTTCCAAAAcataaagttaaaagaataaaagctgaTGAAAGCAACGTTGGTGTAAACAAGAAACCAAGAACGTCGCCCTCAACAAAAACTGGTACAAAGTCTAGTAATGTGAAAACTGAAGAGATACGTGAAGGAAAATCACAG AAAAAACACATGAAGAGAAAACGCAAAACCGGGAAGCCAGCAAAGGCTTGGTACGTAGTCCTGCCCTCGATGAATGCAGAAGTCGACCCACGGACCAGTGACAAACTT gtTCCAAAAATTAAAGTCAAAAGAATTAAACTTGATGAAAGCAAAGATGGAGTGAACAAGGAGCCAAAAGCCTTGCCCCCTACATCAACAGGTACCAAGTCATGTGATGCAAACtctgaaaataaaactgaagaaAAGTATCAG AGATCTGATATATGTCAAACTTGTTGCAACAGAGAGAGCCAGCCTTTATATGAATCGTCTACAGAGACACGACGAGAAGCCATTGAGCGTTGTATTTGTAAATTGGTACACAGTGCTTCATGTAACGACCTTAATTGTTTATTTTCCGACTGCCACAAGATGAAACTAGTTATTGCACATACTAGATCATGTCGCAAGAAGCACACACAGTCTTGTCCTATATGTAAGCAACTTATTGCGCTGTGCTGTTATCATGCGAAACATTGTGCTGAACTAATTTGCTCAGTGCCATTTTGTCTGCAAATTAAACACAAATTGCAAGTTAGGCGTGAGCAAGAGGCGCGGCTGGTACGTCAAAGAAAATTACAGCTTAGAAGAAAATGTGGATCTATTTTCTAA
- the LOC128551098 gene encoding uncharacterized protein LOC128551098 isoform X3 produces the protein MKRKRQMAEQTKNSYAVLPRNCVPPTASLSSTISTDAGPRANGKLVPKHKVKRIKADESNVGVNKKPRTSPSTKTGTKSSNVKTEEIREGKSQKKHMKRKRKTGKPAKAWYVVLPSMNAEVDPRTSDKLVPKIKVKRIKLDESKDGVNKEPKALPPTSTGTKSCDANSENKTEEKYQRSDICQTCCNRESQPLYESSTETRREAIERCICKLVHSASCNDLNCLFSDCHKMKLVIAHTRSCRKKHTQSCPICKQLIALCCYHAKHCAELICSVPFCLQIKHKLQVRREQEARLVRQRKLQLRRKCGSIF, from the exons ATGAAGAGAAAACGCCAAATGGCGGAGCAAACCAAGAATTCATACGCAGTCCTGCCTCGTAATTGTGTGCCACCGACGGCAAGCTTATCTTCCACTATCAGTACAGACGCGGGTCCACGGGCTAACGGCAAGCTT GTTCCAAAAcataaagttaaaagaataaaagctgaTGAAAGCAACGTTGGTGTAAACAAGAAACCAAGAACGTCGCCCTCAACAAAAACTGGTACAAAGTCTAGTAATGTGAAAACTGAAGAGATACGTGAAGGAAAATCACAG AAAAAACACATGAAGAGAAAACGCAAAACCGGGAAGCCAGCAAAGGCTTGGTACGTAGTCCTGCCCTCGATGAATGCAGAAGTCGACCCACGGACCAGTGACAAACTT gtTCCAAAAATTAAAGTCAAAAGAATTAAACTTGATGAAAGCAAAGATGGAGTGAACAAGGAGCCAAAAGCCTTGCCCCCTACATCAACAGGTACCAAGTCATGTGATGCAAACtctgaaaataaaactgaagaaAAGTATCAG AGATCTGATATATGTCAAACTTGTTGCAACAGAGAGAGCCAGCCTTTATATGAATCGTCTACAGAGACACGACGAGAAGCCATTGAGCGTTGTATTTGTAAATTGGTACACAGTGCTTCATGTAACGACCTTAATTGTTTATTTTCCGACTGCCACAAGATGAAACTAGTTATTGCACATACTAGATCATGTCGCAAGAAGCACACACAGTCTTGTCCTATATGTAAGCAACTTATTGCGCTGTGCTGTTATCATGCGAAACATTGTGCTGAACTAATTTGCTCAGTGCCATTTTGTCTGCAAATTAAACACAAATTGCAAGTTAGGCGTGAGCAAGAGGCGCGGCTGGTACGTCAAAGAAAATTACAGCTTAGAAGAAAATGTGGATCTATTTTCTAA